Proteins encoded together in one Paenibacillus sp. J23TS9 window:
- a CDS encoding glycosyltransferase family 2 protein, which yields MISISLCMIVKNEENSLERCLSSVHKAVDQIIIVDTGSTDNTKQIARKFTRHVLDFEWIDDFAAARNYAFSQADQDYILWLDADDVLMEEDLSKLLALKSDLKPDTDSVTMKYHLAFDEHANVVSSLRRNRLVKRSNQFRWIGAVHEYLEVGGQIIDSDIAVTHCGDDRDSDRNLKIYMKRQSKGDIFSPRDVYYFANELKDHRYFEMAAVYYQKFLDDGKGWIEDNIAACGKLADCYHELGDSSKELACTLKSFEYGPPRPEFCCRMGYYFMQKSDYSTAAFWYKQAVENPAPDTSWGMQNLSCSTWLPHLQLCVCYDRLGFHELAYRHNEAARHFQPEHSAVISNKAYLEEKLGIVHESGTTAVSGV from the coding sequence ATGATAAGTATCAGCTTGTGCATGATCGTCAAAAACGAAGAAAACTCTCTGGAGCGCTGTCTTTCTTCGGTACATAAAGCTGTCGACCAGATTATCATCGTCGATACCGGCTCCACGGATAACACCAAACAGATTGCCCGCAAGTTCACCCGCCATGTTCTTGATTTCGAGTGGATTGATGATTTCGCAGCCGCACGCAATTATGCTTTCAGCCAAGCAGATCAGGATTATATTCTGTGGCTCGACGCGGATGATGTTCTCATGGAAGAGGATCTTTCCAAACTGCTTGCTCTCAAAAGCGATTTGAAGCCTGATACCGATTCTGTCACCATGAAATATCATCTGGCTTTTGATGAGCATGCCAACGTGGTATCCAGTCTGCGGCGCAACCGTCTTGTGAAAAGAAGCAATCAGTTCCGCTGGATCGGAGCCGTTCATGAATACCTTGAAGTCGGAGGACAAATCATCGACAGTGATATTGCCGTGACTCATTGCGGTGATGACCGCGACAGCGACCGGAATCTGAAAATATATATGAAGAGACAATCCAAAGGGGATATCTTCTCACCAAGGGATGTCTACTATTTTGCCAATGAACTAAAGGATCACCGTTATTTCGAAATGGCAGCTGTCTATTATCAGAAGTTTTTGGATGATGGAAAAGGATGGATCGAAGACAATATTGCAGCCTGCGGCAAGCTTGCTGATTGCTATCATGAGCTGGGGGACAGTTCCAAGGAGCTTGCCTGTACCCTGAAGTCATTTGAATACGGACCGCCCCGCCCTGAATTTTGCTGCCGCATGGGGTACTACTTTATGCAAAAAAGTGATTACAGCACAGCCGCATTCTGGTATAAGCAAGCGGTCGAGAACCCTGCACCCGACACCAGCTGGGGCATGCAAAACTTAAGCTGCTCCACCTGGCTGCCTCATCTGCAGCTTTGCGTTTGCTACGACAGGCTCGGATTTCATGAACTCGCTTACCGGCATAATGAAGCTGCAAGGCATTTCCAGCCGGAACACTCCGCGGTCATAAGCAACAAGGCATATCTTGAGGAAAAGCTCGGAATTGTTCATGAGTCCGGCACAACAGCCGTTTCCGGCGTTTAA
- a CDS encoding catalase, translating to MEKLTTNQGVPIGDNQNSRTAGQNGPTLLEDYQLLEKLAHFDRERVPERVVHARGAGAHGVFKLTNSMKRYTKAAFLQNEGLETPVFARFSTVIHGQHSPETLRDPRGFAVKFYTEEGNYDFVGNNLPVFFIRDAMKFPDMVHSLKPDPRTNIQDSDRYWDFMSLTPESTNMMVHLFTDEGIPANYRQMRGSSVHAYKWINQFGNMVYVKLRWVPKQGVKNLSGAEASAIQANDFNHASRDLYEAIERGDYPEWDLYVQVLDPADLDSFDFNPLDSTKDWFEEDVPYQLVGTMTLNRNPENIFAETESVGFNPGVLVPGIEPSEDKMLQGRLFSYSDTQRHRIGPNYLQLPINCPFAQVSNNQRDGAMPFKQQTDRINYEPNRYQHTPKEDPAYQDVPQPIQGMVSREKINKPNDFGQAGQVFRQYTPEVQAQLVSNLAADLEHVAEQTKLLAICNFYRADEELGKRLAAALQVDLAPFLSRMP from the coding sequence ATGGAAAAACTCACAACAAATCAGGGCGTTCCAATCGGGGATAATCAAAATTCAAGAACGGCAGGACAAAATGGACCCACACTGCTGGAGGACTATCAGCTTCTGGAGAAGCTGGCGCATTTTGACCGTGAACGTGTACCGGAACGTGTTGTTCACGCTCGCGGTGCCGGAGCGCATGGTGTTTTCAAGCTGACAAACAGCATGAAGCGTTATACAAAGGCGGCATTTTTGCAAAACGAAGGGTTGGAAACGCCCGTATTTGCCCGTTTTTCCACGGTTATTCACGGACAGCATTCTCCGGAGACGCTGCGGGATCCACGCGGATTCGCGGTTAAGTTTTATACGGAGGAAGGTAACTATGATTTCGTTGGGAATAACCTTCCGGTATTCTTTATCCGTGACGCGATGAAATTTCCGGATATGGTCCATTCTCTCAAGCCTGATCCACGCACGAATATTCAAGATTCAGACCGTTACTGGGATTTTATGTCGCTAACTCCCGAATCAACGAACATGATGGTGCATCTGTTCACGGATGAAGGCATTCCGGCGAACTACCGCCAGATGCGCGGATCGAGCGTCCATGCTTACAAATGGATCAACCAGTTCGGCAATATGGTGTACGTGAAGCTGCGCTGGGTTCCGAAACAGGGTGTGAAAAATTTGAGCGGGGCCGAAGCTTCGGCCATTCAAGCGAACGACTTCAACCATGCCAGCCGTGATTTGTATGAAGCGATTGAGCGCGGGGATTATCCGGAGTGGGATCTGTATGTGCAGGTGCTGGATCCTGCCGATCTGGACAGCTTCGATTTCAATCCGCTGGATTCAACGAAGGACTGGTTCGAAGAGGATGTTCCTTACCAACTGGTGGGAACGATGACGTTGAACCGGAATCCGGAAAATATTTTTGCGGAAACAGAGTCTGTTGGTTTCAATCCGGGTGTGCTTGTACCAGGCATCGAGCCTTCGGAGGATAAGATGCTGCAGGGACGATTGTTCTCCTACTCTGATACCCAGCGTCACCGCATTGGACCCAACTATCTGCAGCTTCCGATCAATTGCCCGTTTGCGCAGGTAAGCAACAATCAGCGTGATGGAGCTATGCCGTTCAAACAGCAGACGGACCGGATTAACTATGAACCGAACCGCTATCAGCATACGCCGAAAGAAGATCCGGCTTACCAGGATGTGCCGCAGCCTATTCAAGGCATGGTCTCCCGGGAAAAGATCAACAAACCGAATGATTTTGGCCAGGCTGGCCAAGTGTTCCGCCAATATACTCCAGAGGTTCAAGCACAGCTGGTCAGCAATCTGGCTGCCGATCTGGAGCATGTCGCAGAGCAGACCAAACTTCTTGCCATCTGCAACTTTTACCGTGCGGATGAGGAGCTGGGCAAACGTCTGGCAGCTGCTCTTCAAGTAGACCTGGCTCCGTTTCTGTCACGGATGCCGTAA
- a CDS encoding response regulator transcription factor: MYKILIVEDDPKIADLLKSHIEKYGDIGIVIHDFDHVLEQFEKHTPHIVLLDINLPSFDGYYWCRQIRQTSTCPIIFISARSEKMDQVMALENGADDFITKPFYYEIVMAKIRSQLRRVYGDYASKNEERTVEKEGLILYPERMELKLGKQTVTLSKKETILIETLMKRSPRVVSREVILEKLWDDAFVDDNTLSVNITRVRKRLAELGLENALETVRGMGYRLHSTWKDKPLP, encoded by the coding sequence ATGTATAAAATATTAATCGTTGAAGACGATCCCAAAATTGCAGACTTGCTGAAGTCTCATATTGAAAAATACGGAGATATTGGCATTGTTATTCATGATTTTGATCACGTGTTGGAACAATTTGAAAAGCATACGCCTCATATTGTTCTTCTGGATATTAATCTCCCGAGCTTTGACGGGTATTACTGGTGCCGCCAGATCCGGCAGACCTCGACCTGCCCGATTATTTTCATCTCCGCTCGCAGCGAGAAAATGGATCAGGTTATGGCACTGGAGAACGGTGCCGACGACTTTATCACCAAGCCTTTTTACTATGAAATTGTGATGGCCAAAATTCGCAGTCAGCTTCGACGCGTCTATGGTGATTATGCTTCGAAGAATGAAGAACGCACCGTGGAAAAAGAGGGATTGATTTTATATCCGGAACGCATGGAGCTGAAACTGGGTAAACAGACCGTAACGTTAAGCAAAAAAGAAACCATTTTAATAGAAACCTTGATGAAACGGAGCCCGCGGGTAGTGAGCCGGGAGGTCATTCTGGAGAAACTGTGGGACGATGCTTTCGTGGATGATAATACGCTGAGCGTCAATATTACACGGGTGCGGAAACGGTTGGCTGAGCTTGGACTTGAAAACGCGCTGGAAACCGTACGGGGAATGGGATACCGTCTTCATTCGACCTGGAAGGACAAGCCGCTGCCATGA
- a CDS encoding HAMP domain-containing sensor histidine kinase, which yields MRLFIREHISLLIFTLLELLAVLMVFWFDGYNHPLTAVYALSLGLFIFAGYLVFRYFTHRGFYERLSHPVDSLAESVHGHEASPLPAALSELMETQYRQYQNMLQNWERKNEDYLTFMNQWVHQMKTPLSVIEMVTQDEEDERMISISEEADRLRRGLEMILYVARLDTFEQDFSVEDVNLKQITSEAVHEHKRYFIRSHVYPEVLIDESLSVRTDAKWMRFIIEQLLSNAIKYSAGSGQKVTLSAKADGRAVILEIQDRGVGIPRADLPRVFRPFYTGENGRRFKESTGMGLYLVKEVIGRLNHQIELESTVGQGTLVRIRFPYAL from the coding sequence ATGAGGCTATTCATCCGGGAACATATCTCTCTGTTGATTTTTACCTTGCTCGAGCTTCTGGCTGTATTAATGGTCTTCTGGTTCGATGGTTACAATCATCCGCTTACTGCTGTTTACGCCCTTTCGCTGGGGTTGTTTATCTTTGCCGGGTATCTTGTTTTCCGTTATTTCACCCACCGCGGCTTCTATGAGCGTCTCTCCCATCCTGTCGACTCTCTGGCCGAATCCGTGCATGGACATGAAGCTTCACCGCTTCCGGCGGCGCTCAGCGAACTCATGGAAACCCAGTATAGACAGTATCAGAATATGCTGCAGAACTGGGAACGTAAAAACGAGGATTATCTTACCTTTATGAACCAGTGGGTTCATCAGATGAAAACGCCCCTCTCGGTCATCGAGATGGTGACGCAGGATGAAGAAGATGAGCGGATGATCAGCATTTCAGAAGAAGCAGACCGCTTGAGAAGAGGCCTTGAAATGATTTTGTATGTGGCCCGGCTCGATACATTCGAGCAGGACTTCAGCGTGGAAGATGTCAATCTGAAGCAGATCACAAGCGAGGCTGTACATGAACACAAACGGTATTTTATCCGCAGCCATGTATATCCCGAGGTACTCATCGATGAAAGCCTGTCCGTGCGGACAGATGCCAAATGGATGAGGTTCATAATCGAGCAGCTGCTTTCAAATGCCATTAAATACTCGGCCGGCAGCGGGCAGAAGGTCACTCTGTCGGCAAAGGCCGACGGCCGTGCAGTCATTCTGGAGATACAAGACCGCGGCGTCGGTATTCCCAGAGCAGATCTTCCGCGGGTGTTCCGTCCCTTTTATACAGGAGAAAATGGAAGGCGCTTCAAAGAGTCTACAGGGATGGGGCTCTACCTCGTTAAGGAGGTTATCGGCAGATTGAACCACCAGATCGAGCTGGAATCTACCGTGGGACAAGGCACGCTGGTTCGTATCCGTTTTCCGTATGCTCTCTGA
- a CDS encoding ABC transporter ATP-binding protein has protein sequence MEILSVRNLGKIYKGMVSYEALSNLDLSINQGEFVGIMGPSGSGKTTLLNLISTIDKPTSGEIRIDGEDPYQLSQDKLALFRRRELGFVFQSFNLLNTLTVKENIVLPLTLDGVGIEDMNSRVDVLADKLGITSILDKRTYEISGGQAQRTAIARALIHQPKLLLADEPTGNLDSKSARDVMEILEKRNREDQATMMLVTHDPVAASYCSRVIFIKDGQLYNEIYYGDNRAAFYQKIINVLSLLGGNGHEFPSVRI, from the coding sequence ATGGAAATTCTATCCGTCCGAAATCTCGGCAAAATATATAAAGGCATGGTCTCCTATGAAGCCCTCTCCAATCTCGATCTATCGATCAACCAGGGTGAATTCGTAGGTATAATGGGACCTTCAGGGAGCGGAAAAACGACTTTGCTTAACTTGATCTCCACTATCGACAAGCCAACCTCGGGTGAAATTCGTATAGATGGTGAGGATCCCTATCAACTGTCACAAGACAAGCTGGCCTTGTTCCGCCGCCGGGAGCTGGGGTTTGTGTTCCAATCCTTTAATCTGCTGAACACGCTCACCGTCAAGGAAAATATCGTGCTGCCGCTTACGCTTGACGGCGTCGGTATCGAGGACATGAATTCACGGGTAGACGTTCTTGCTGACAAGCTGGGCATCACCTCTATTCTCGATAAACGCACCTACGAAATCTCCGGAGGACAGGCGCAGCGCACCGCCATTGCCAGGGCATTAATTCATCAGCCCAAGCTGCTGCTCGCGGATGAGCCGACAGGCAACCTGGATTCCAAATCGGCGCGCGACGTTATGGAAATTCTCGAAAAACGCAACCGGGAGGATCAGGCAACCATGATGCTGGTCACACATGATCCGGTCGCAGCGAGCTACTGCAGCCGTGTGATTTTCATTAAAGACGGACAGCTCTACAACGAAATCTATTATGGGGACAACCGCGCCGCCTTCTATCAGAAAATCATCAATGTTTTATCGCTGCTGGGAGGGAATGGACATGAATTTCCGTCAGTTCGCATTTAA
- a CDS encoding ABC transporter permease: MNFRQFAFNNVFRNTRTYVAHFLSSSFSVMIFFTYSLLTFHPDLQGAIVSDSLTLSMLGTMGMKISQYIVFIFSFLFLLYSVSAFMKLRKKEFGVLLLLGMSRKQLNRMLFIENISIGITAIITGILVGVIFSKLILLICATMLAVEHGLPFYLPWKAMLLTAAAYLVLFVIVAAFTSLMTKKETLAELIKSEDKPKPEPKASTKLSVLSLLLIGLGYACVFLFVQRHIFSFAVLFGGVLLVIIGTYFLFTQLSVYVMRALKKRDPIFFNRTNLLTISELIYRMKDNAVMFFMVTIISATAFTGIGTSLAIGDPGLAEMKNPYAFSYISFNESDLKNNFEQKHIRLIEETLEREGFTYQMASYSPTYTQEGFALVKLSEYNRLASALGYDPEMLQNGETLAAPSTISQNNKYKLKGAGADTVRMVNFEGNWDMTMHIKKVLKHIVIPEAFKIYIVTDSDYDTFNAGNLMKVNYIEFVVPKWHDTRAVTRELTAAIYNEDTHSMQYIPFQFSALVTQWVESRQTNGMLLIVSGLVGIVFFTFAASFIYFRLYADLSRDEEQYRMITKVGLSRKELAKTLTRQLGLMFFLPLLVAFIHSSVAFIALQRLVDFSIVSHTLAIFSSFLVVQIIYFFVTRWRYLNHLYQKVM; this comes from the coding sequence ATGAATTTCCGTCAGTTCGCATTTAACAACGTCTTTCGGAACACGCGAACCTATGTCGCGCACTTTCTGAGCAGCTCTTTCTCGGTTATGATCTTCTTTACGTATTCCCTTCTAACGTTTCATCCTGATCTTCAGGGAGCTATTGTATCCGATAGCCTTACGCTCAGCATGCTGGGTACCATGGGCATGAAAATATCACAGTACATCGTATTTATATTTTCATTCCTATTCCTGTTGTACTCGGTCAGTGCCTTCATGAAGCTGCGCAAAAAGGAGTTCGGCGTTCTTCTCCTGCTTGGCATGTCCCGTAAACAGCTCAATCGCATGCTTTTTATTGAGAATATTTCCATAGGAATCACAGCTATCATCACAGGGATCCTTGTAGGAGTCATATTTTCCAAGCTGATCCTGCTGATTTGTGCCACGATGCTGGCTGTTGAACATGGGCTGCCCTTTTACTTGCCGTGGAAAGCGATGTTGCTGACGGCTGCCGCGTATCTCGTTTTGTTCGTGATTGTGGCTGCTTTTACATCACTAATGACCAAAAAAGAAACGCTAGCAGAGCTGATCAAGTCCGAGGATAAGCCGAAACCGGAGCCGAAGGCTTCCACAAAGCTTTCCGTCCTATCGTTGCTGCTGATCGGACTCGGTTACGCCTGCGTTTTTCTATTCGTGCAGCGTCATATTTTCTCGTTTGCTGTTCTATTCGGCGGTGTGCTACTGGTTATTATCGGCACGTACTTTCTGTTCACCCAACTGAGCGTATATGTCATGAGGGCCTTGAAGAAAAGAGACCCTATCTTCTTTAACCGGACGAATCTGCTGACGATATCCGAGCTGATCTATCGCATGAAGGACAATGCGGTCATGTTTTTCATGGTGACCATTATCTCTGCCACTGCCTTCACGGGGATCGGCACTTCCCTGGCCATTGGTGACCCCGGGCTCGCCGAGATGAAAAACCCATATGCTTTTTCGTACATTTCCTTTAATGAATCCGATCTAAAAAATAATTTCGAACAAAAACATATCCGCCTCATCGAAGAGACGCTCGAGCGGGAAGGTTTTACTTACCAGATGGCCTCATATTCCCCAACCTATACCCAAGAGGGATTCGCACTGGTCAAGCTGAGCGAATACAACCGTCTGGCATCGGCACTTGGTTATGACCCGGAAATGCTCCAAAACGGGGAGACGCTGGCAGCCCCTTCAACCATATCCCAGAACAACAAATACAAGCTGAAGGGGGCAGGCGCCGATACGGTTAGGATGGTGAACTTCGAAGGCAACTGGGACATGACCATGCATATCAAAAAGGTTCTTAAGCATATCGTCATTCCGGAGGCCTTCAAAATTTATATCGTTACCGATTCGGACTACGACACGTTTAACGCCGGCAATCTTATGAAAGTAAACTATATAGAATTTGTCGTCCCGAAGTGGCATGATACGCGTGCCGTCACACGTGAATTAACTGCGGCCATATATAATGAGGATACCCATTCAATGCAATATATTCCTTTTCAATTCAGTGCACTCGTTACCCAGTGGGTGGAATCCCGGCAGACGAACGGCATGCTGCTTATTGTCAGCGGACTGGTCGGAATCGTCTTTTTCACCTTTGCCGCCAGCTTCATTTATTTCAGACTCTACGCCGACCTTTCCAGGGACGAGGAGCAGTACCGGATGATAACCAAAGTCGGCCTCAGCCGCAAGGAGCTGGCCAAAACTCTTACGAGGCAGCTTGGCCTTATGTTCTTTCTTCCTCTCCTAGTGGCCTTCATTCATAGCAGTGTGGCATTCATCGCATTGCAGCGGCTCGTTGATTTCTCTATTGTTTCTCATACGCTGGCCATTTTTTCCTCATTCCTGGTGGTGCAGATCATCTACTTTTTCGTTACACGCTGGCGCTATCTGAACCATCTCTATCAAAAAGTAATGTAA
- a CDS encoding CotH kinase family protein, translated as MGLPVYRIVIKEKDLKQMESQIWSDQFVPATMSNGSGSEPVRIRYRGGHTREYPKKSYEIRTSRATYHYNAEHDDPSLLRNALSFHFFHTIGVPSPATQHCVLQLNGETQGVYLRIEAVNQAFFRVRKIQVRSIIYAVNDNATFDLNKVGTDTPKSSLFSGYSLIMGTGGDRQQLIRFIRDIHAKRGRMLQKYLGGRLYMDNYLKWLSGAVLTGNYDGFQQNYTIFEYKKRKAYGFLPWDYEGTWGRNCFGKSVASDLVRIKGYNRLTGKVLAFSSYRQQYKKRLEDILASAFTVQQLMPVVRRMFNQIEDDVYRDPKYKWPRGMFISEPDVIHAYIEDRRKDIRRELQNL; from the coding sequence ATGGGTCTGCCCGTTTATCGGATCGTGATCAAGGAAAAGGACTTGAAACAGATGGAGAGTCAAATATGGTCGGATCAGTTTGTCCCGGCAACGATGTCGAACGGCAGCGGTTCGGAGCCGGTGCGCATCCGTTACCGCGGCGGGCATACCCGGGAATATCCGAAAAAATCCTACGAAATTCGTACATCACGCGCAACATATCATTATAATGCGGAGCATGATGATCCCTCGTTACTCCGAAATGCGCTTTCTTTTCACTTCTTTCATACCATCGGCGTTCCAAGTCCCGCTACCCAGCACTGTGTTCTTCAATTAAATGGAGAGACTCAAGGGGTATATCTGAGGATCGAGGCAGTCAATCAGGCCTTTTTTCGGGTCCGAAAAATACAGGTGCGGAGCATCATCTATGCGGTGAATGACAATGCTACCTTTGACTTGAACAAGGTGGGTACGGATACACCCAAAAGCTCACTGTTCTCCGGGTACAGTCTCATTATGGGAACGGGAGGGGATCGACAGCAATTGATCCGATTCATCCGGGATATTCATGCAAAACGGGGAAGGATGCTTCAGAAATATCTGGGCGGGCGCTTGTACATGGACAATTATTTAAAGTGGCTGAGCGGAGCCGTACTTACAGGCAATTATGATGGGTTTCAACAAAACTACACGATATTCGAGTATAAAAAGCGTAAGGCATATGGCTTTCTTCCATGGGACTATGAAGGGACATGGGGCCGAAATTGCTTTGGCAAGTCGGTTGCTTCCGACCTGGTAAGGATCAAGGGTTACAACAGGCTGACAGGTAAGGTACTGGCGTTCAGCTCCTACCGGCAGCAGTACAAGAAACGCCTGGAGGACATTCTTGCATCCGCCTTTACGGTCCAACAGTTGATGCCTGTGGTCAGAAGAATGTTTAATCAGATCGAGGACGATGTGTATCGGGATCCGAAGTACAAATGGCCTCGTGGCATGTTTATTTCCGAACCTGATGTCATACATGCTTATATTGAAGATCGGCGCAAGGATATCAGGCGCGAGCTGCAAAATCTATGA
- a CDS encoding DUF2642 domain-containing protein: MESIRSLLGKKVELKLLGCKIPFIGELVDLGSDIIVIFSESRYVYTPVHHLQHMKLSADSEDSSPADREPLVDHTHISYRKMLMNSRGIFMEIDLGGPNLLHGYVTSIMNDYFIFFSPIYHSVYIPLHHVKYICPLPPNMTPSYLNQHLFQLQQPALPLSRTLDQQLEKFQNELVIFDLGESPLKAGMLKKVDNRIIELVEAGGKTILLHCDHIKSIHLP, encoded by the coding sequence ATGGAGTCTATACGTTCTCTCCTCGGTAAAAAAGTCGAGCTCAAATTATTAGGCTGTAAAATTCCTTTCATCGGAGAGCTCGTGGATCTTGGCAGCGATATTATCGTGATTTTCTCCGAGAGCAGATATGTCTACACGCCTGTGCATCATTTACAGCATATGAAGCTCTCAGCGGACAGCGAAGATTCCTCTCCGGCCGACAGGGAACCATTGGTAGATCATACCCATATCTCATATCGGAAAATGCTGATGAACTCCAGAGGGATTTTCATGGAAATCGATTTGGGAGGCCCCAATCTCCTTCATGGTTATGTAACCAGTATTATGAATGATTACTTTATATTTTTCTCGCCGATCTATCATTCCGTATATATACCGCTTCATCATGTGAAGTATATATGCCCTCTTCCGCCCAATATGACCCCATCCTATCTCAATCAGCATCTTTTTCAGCTGCAGCAGCCTGCTCTCCCCCTCTCGCGTACTTTGGATCAGCAGCTGGAAAAATTTCAAAATGAGCTGGTTATTTTTGATTTGGGGGAATCCCCATTAAAAGCCGGCATGTTAAAAAAGGTGGACAATCGGATCATTGAACTGGTGGAGGCCGGAGGAAAAACCATCCTGCTTCACTGTGACCATATCAAATCGATTCATCTGCCGTAA